In Rhea pennata isolate bPtePen1 chromosome 8, bPtePen1.pri, whole genome shotgun sequence, one genomic interval encodes:
- the LOC134143591 gene encoding regulator of G-protein signaling 16-like isoform X1 translates to MPRRWAALPAAGPERAKAFKTRLGILLGKPEPGGEMGTSGKLQPGARRRDASKEVLEWRESFDQLLKSKNSLSLESKSSLQVLSHTPQHLPSRSQPRDGVTAFHTFLKTEFSEENLDFWLACEDFKKTRSKTKLASKANRIFEEFVQTEAPREVNIDHETREITRKNLSGATSACFNEAQAKTRTLMEKDSYPRFLKSASYQDMTKQATSHCISKRSHT, encoded by the exons atgccgcggcgctgggccgcgctccccgccgccggcccggagAG agccaaGGCTTTCAAGACCCGCTTGGGGATCCTGCTCGGTAAACCAGAGCCGGGAGGCGAGATGGGGACCTCCGGCAAGCTGCAGCCGGGCGCCAGGCGGAG GGACGCCTCAAAAGAGGTGCTCGAATGGAGAGAATCCTTCGACCAGCTCCTGAAGAGTAAAA ATTCTCTGAGCCTGGAATCAAAATCATCGCTGCAAGTACTCTCCCACACTCCTCAGCATCTTCCCTCTAGATCTCAGCCAAGag atGGGGTGACTGCCTTCCACACCTTCCTGAAGACAGAGTTCAGTGAGGAGAACCTAGACTTTTGGCTGGCTTGTGAGGACTTCAAAAAGACCCGGTCAAAAACGAAGCTAGCCTCCAAGGCCAACAGGATCTTTGAGGAGTTTGTTCAAACTGAAGCACCCAGAGAG GTAAATATCGACCATGAAACCAGGGAGATTACCCGGAAGAACCTCTCAGGTGCCACCTCTGCTTGCTTCAATGAAGCCCAGGCAAAAACCCGCACCTTGATGGAGAAGGACTCCTACCCCAGGTTCCTGAAATCCGCCTCGTACCAGGACATGACAAAGCAGGCCACTAGCCATTGCATCAGTAAGCGGTCGCATACCTGA
- the LOC134143591 gene encoding regulator of G-protein signaling 16-like isoform X3, whose amino-acid sequence MPRRWAALPAAGPERAKAFKTRLGILLGKPEPGGEMGTSGKLQPGARRRDASKEVLEWRESFDQLLKSKNGVTAFHTFLKTEFSEENLDFWLACEDFKKTRSKTKLASKANRIFEEFVQTEAPREVNIDHETREITRKNLSGATSACFNEAQAKTRTLMEKDSYPRFLKSASYQDMTKQATSHCISKRSHT is encoded by the exons atgccgcggcgctgggccgcgctccccgccgccggcccggagAG agccaaGGCTTTCAAGACCCGCTTGGGGATCCTGCTCGGTAAACCAGAGCCGGGAGGCGAGATGGGGACCTCCGGCAAGCTGCAGCCGGGCGCCAGGCGGAG GGACGCCTCAAAAGAGGTGCTCGAATGGAGAGAATCCTTCGACCAGCTCCTGAAGAGTAAAA atGGGGTGACTGCCTTCCACACCTTCCTGAAGACAGAGTTCAGTGAGGAGAACCTAGACTTTTGGCTGGCTTGTGAGGACTTCAAAAAGACCCGGTCAAAAACGAAGCTAGCCTCCAAGGCCAACAGGATCTTTGAGGAGTTTGTTCAAACTGAAGCACCCAGAGAG GTAAATATCGACCATGAAACCAGGGAGATTACCCGGAAGAACCTCTCAGGTGCCACCTCTGCTTGCTTCAATGAAGCCCAGGCAAAAACCCGCACCTTGATGGAGAAGGACTCCTACCCCAGGTTCCTGAAATCCGCCTCGTACCAGGACATGACAAAGCAGGCCACTAGCCATTGCATCAGTAAGCGGTCGCATACCTGA
- the LOC134143591 gene encoding regulator of G-protein signaling 16-like isoform X2, translating into MELRSAEPAGKAKEREKEKGKRPHRDASKEVLEWRESFDQLLKSKNSLSLESKSSLQVLSHTPQHLPSRSQPRDGVTAFHTFLKTEFSEENLDFWLACEDFKKTRSKTKLASKANRIFEEFVQTEAPREVNIDHETREITRKNLSGATSACFNEAQAKTRTLMEKDSYPRFLKSASYQDMTKQATSHCISKRSHT; encoded by the exons ATGGAGCTGAGGTCTGCTGAGCCAGCAGGgaaggcaaaagaaagggaaaaagagaaagggaagaggcCCCACAG GGACGCCTCAAAAGAGGTGCTCGAATGGAGAGAATCCTTCGACCAGCTCCTGAAGAGTAAAA ATTCTCTGAGCCTGGAATCAAAATCATCGCTGCAAGTACTCTCCCACACTCCTCAGCATCTTCCCTCTAGATCTCAGCCAAGag atGGGGTGACTGCCTTCCACACCTTCCTGAAGACAGAGTTCAGTGAGGAGAACCTAGACTTTTGGCTGGCTTGTGAGGACTTCAAAAAGACCCGGTCAAAAACGAAGCTAGCCTCCAAGGCCAACAGGATCTTTGAGGAGTTTGTTCAAACTGAAGCACCCAGAGAG GTAAATATCGACCATGAAACCAGGGAGATTACCCGGAAGAACCTCTCAGGTGCCACCTCTGCTTGCTTCAATGAAGCCCAGGCAAAAACCCGCACCTTGATGGAGAAGGACTCCTACCCCAGGTTCCTGAAATCCGCCTCGTACCAGGACATGACAAAGCAGGCCACTAGCCATTGCATCAGTAAGCGGTCGCATACCTGA
- the LOC134143591 gene encoding regulator of G-protein signaling 16-like isoform X4, with amino-acid sequence MELRSAEPAGKAKEREKEKGKRPHRDASKEVLEWRESFDQLLKSKNGVTAFHTFLKTEFSEENLDFWLACEDFKKTRSKTKLASKANRIFEEFVQTEAPREVNIDHETREITRKNLSGATSACFNEAQAKTRTLMEKDSYPRFLKSASYQDMTKQATSHCISKRSHT; translated from the exons ATGGAGCTGAGGTCTGCTGAGCCAGCAGGgaaggcaaaagaaagggaaaaagagaaagggaagaggcCCCACAG GGACGCCTCAAAAGAGGTGCTCGAATGGAGAGAATCCTTCGACCAGCTCCTGAAGAGTAAAA atGGGGTGACTGCCTTCCACACCTTCCTGAAGACAGAGTTCAGTGAGGAGAACCTAGACTTTTGGCTGGCTTGTGAGGACTTCAAAAAGACCCGGTCAAAAACGAAGCTAGCCTCCAAGGCCAACAGGATCTTTGAGGAGTTTGTTCAAACTGAAGCACCCAGAGAG GTAAATATCGACCATGAAACCAGGGAGATTACCCGGAAGAACCTCTCAGGTGCCACCTCTGCTTGCTTCAATGAAGCCCAGGCAAAAACCCGCACCTTGATGGAGAAGGACTCCTACCCCAGGTTCCTGAAATCCGCCTCGTACCAGGACATGACAAAGCAGGCCACTAGCCATTGCATCAGTAAGCGGTCGCATACCTGA